The Leadbettera azotonutricia ZAS-9 genome has a window encoding:
- a CDS encoding sugar ABC transporter substrate-binding protein has protein sequence MKTLPRILIAFFGLLALGALLRSLLLIQQLRVDSNEVGSDPLNYHFSLYLPDNRNSFFAGIIRGAEQAAAEMRVAVSIHSIDPAKFELEMASYTGVDGIIVCPYMDDNLARRQLEKIGANRIPAVIINHNVPHDQPWPFIGTNNFDVGRRIGLLAGRLSDEQVLPAVVYSDKSPGFYGERELVEMGITAALGSRLGQPILGLRTNLNPLDAEELLYRLFRSGAFDAANPEGAINTIIFTDSNDTIAAAQTLVDMNLVGRIQVIGFGADPAIEENIRKGVIACSILINGERIGYEAIRSLEALKRTGYTSASINPEIQIITRESLK, from the coding sequence GTGAAAACTCTTCCCCGGATCCTCATCGCTTTTTTTGGCCTTCTCGCATTGGGGGCATTGCTCCGTTCCCTTCTTCTCATACAGCAGCTCAGGGTAGACAGCAACGAAGTTGGCAGCGATCCGCTTAACTATCATTTTTCCCTCTATCTCCCGGACAACCGGAATTCTTTTTTCGCAGGCATTATACGGGGGGCCGAACAGGCCGCGGCGGAAATGAGGGTGGCGGTCTCGATTCATTCGATAGATCCGGCAAAATTCGAGCTTGAAATGGCTTCTTATACTGGTGTCGATGGTATCATTGTATGTCCCTATATGGACGACAATTTGGCTCGGCGGCAGCTTGAAAAGATCGGGGCCAACCGCATACCGGCTGTGATCATCAACCACAATGTGCCTCACGATCAGCCCTGGCCATTCATCGGCACCAACAATTTTGATGTGGGCCGCCGCATAGGCTTGCTTGCGGGGCGCCTCAGCGATGAGCAGGTGCTGCCCGCGGTGGTCTACAGCGACAAATCGCCGGGCTTTTACGGCGAGCGGGAACTTGTGGAGATGGGCATCACCGCTGCATTGGGCAGCCGCCTTGGACAGCCCATACTGGGGCTCAGGACCAATCTGAATCCCCTGGACGCAGAGGAACTGCTCTACCGGCTTTTCAGGAGCGGCGCCTTTGATGCCGCAAATCCCGAAGGGGCGATCAATACCATCATCTTCACTGATTCAAATGACACTATTGCTGCTGCCCAAACCCTGGTGGACATGAATCTCGTAGGCCGCATACAGGTTATAGGGTTTGGAGCCGATCCGGCCATCGAAGAGAATATCAGAAAAGGGGTAATCGCCTGCTCCATACTCATCAATGGCGAACGCATAGGCTACGAAGCCATACGTTCCCTTGAGGCGTTAAAACGCACAGGCTATACATCGGCCTCAATAAATCCGGAAATCCAGATTATTACCAGGGAAAGCCTCAAATGA
- a CDS encoding helix-turn-helix domain-containing protein has product MYRVLIVEDEEPVLESYEFMLRSAEGFSLSGKARTGFEALRLIPELEPDLVFMDINIPGMDGLSVIEEVYRKYPAMVFVLSTAYERFDLAQRAIPLGVFAYLVKPVAKKTFYATLDKARAHLETRIKRGDSSAEESHAGKPSRFPLLGEYLRNPSPAELSSDEWETIKIKFSLPSAKGLICLLEFEEASEKETAVLAEKLSHKYCCLFETLGSLGCIFISGDPRKEELEKYLKACLRETVPPEISCQYGIGGIFEGAKLGISFTEAQEELQKKIDYADLILKERLRLMQLRKKIGISDPDETRKLFNLLWEEIFAHCDFTLAKAKMIPVFMFLMDDISGCFGGSGIEDPDASGEKSMPVSPAEEIMALRDRQAWEAWASQAFEELLQEAGLKRSAKLPLPLAKALEYLRVHYAGPVTLNSTAEAAQVSAAYLSRLFSEQLRTGFTDYLTELRVEKAEKLLRETRMNIKEVSFAAGFQDPNYFSKIFRKATGMLPSAFRGREK; this is encoded by the coding sequence GTGTACCGGGTTTTGATTGTCGAAGACGAAGAGCCGGTACTGGAAAGCTACGAATTCATGCTCCGTAGCGCCGAGGGCTTTTCTCTCTCCGGCAAGGCAAGGACAGGTTTTGAAGCCCTGCGCCTTATCCCCGAGCTTGAGCCTGATCTTGTTTTTATGGACATCAATATTCCGGGCATGGACGGTCTTTCGGTAATAGAGGAAGTGTACCGCAAATACCCCGCGATGGTATTTGTGCTCTCCACGGCTTATGAACGTTTCGACCTGGCCCAGCGGGCCATACCCCTGGGTGTCTTTGCCTATTTGGTAAAACCTGTCGCAAAGAAAACTTTTTATGCCACCCTTGATAAAGCCCGTGCCCATCTTGAAACCCGAATAAAACGCGGAGATTCATCGGCAGAAGAAAGCCATGCGGGGAAGCCTTCACGCTTTCCTCTTTTGGGGGAATACCTGCGTAATCCTTCCCCTGCGGAACTGTCTTCCGATGAATGGGAAACAATCAAAATCAAATTCAGTCTCCCCTCCGCAAAAGGCCTCATCTGCCTTCTGGAATTCGAAGAGGCTTCAGAGAAGGAAACTGCCGTACTCGCAGAAAAACTGTCACACAAATACTGCTGCCTGTTTGAAACATTGGGGAGCCTGGGCTGCATCTTTATCTCAGGAGATCCGCGAAAAGAAGAATTGGAGAAATACCTCAAAGCCTGCCTCAGGGAAACAGTACCGCCGGAAATTTCCTGCCAATACGGTATAGGAGGAATATTCGAAGGGGCAAAGCTGGGCATTTCGTTTACAGAAGCACAGGAGGAGCTGCAGAAAAAAATCGATTATGCGGACTTAATATTGAAAGAACGCCTCAGGCTGATGCAGCTGCGCAAGAAAATCGGCATATCCGATCCTGATGAAACACGAAAGCTCTTCAATCTCCTCTGGGAAGAAATTTTCGCCCACTGCGATTTTACCCTGGCCAAGGCAAAAATGATCCCGGTATTTATGTTCCTCATGGACGACATTTCAGGTTGTTTCGGCGGGAGCGGAATAGAAGACCCTGATGCTTCAGGAGAAAAATCCATGCCCGTCTCCCCTGCTGAGGAGATCATGGCTCTTAGAGACAGGCAGGCATGGGAGGCATGGGCGTCTCAAGCCTTTGAGGAATTGCTCCAGGAAGCGGGCTTGAAGCGTTCGGCAAAACTTCCCCTGCCTCTGGCAAAAGCCCTGGAATACTTACGGGTTCATTACGCCGGGCCTGTCACCCTCAATTCAACAGCCGAGGCTGCTCAGGTTTCGGCCGCCTACCTGAGCCGCCTCTTCTCCGAACAGCTTCGCACCGGATTCACCGATTACCTCACGGAACTCCGCGTCGAAAAGGCGGAAAAACTGCTCCGGGAGACCCGCATGAACATCAAGGAAGTGTCATTTGCCGCAGGCTTTCAGGATCCCAACTACTTCAGCAAGATTTTCCGCAAGGCCACAGGCATGCTCCCCAGCGCTTTTAGAGGCAGAGAAAAATAA
- a CDS encoding sensor histidine kinase has protein sequence MKKQRRFKVFGSFRARILAGTFGVFFILILSAAYIFFSARHLQTIQDRSFEQERFIASIRDDLAGFQEPLLDYLSTRSSNALARLLINSQNLRGKLPTYTPIIADPIALKERELYILIYTYLNLADQAVEEKRGRNIAAYTSIYDEMDDLMSYIDNEIETISTERFRNRMESYRVFIIESGSVQIWNLFFIVCISVFAMLLLFISVRRITGPLERLAVMAVELSGGNFDIEDIETNSVDEIDQVVEAFNRMKGEMRNYIEEIRWQENIKAEYMQEKMRNLKMEGLIRRVEIYALQAQMNPHFLFNTLNTGMQLAIVEGADRTSEYMEYMAQLFRHIIRNKEVFVPLRHEIDGLKFYFSILKVRFPKNLELILDYDEALLDTCKVPVSILQPLVENCVIHAFKDQTPDVSGSKSLINVRAEKQGTRLILSVRDNGCGMEKEKAEDLLHPLSIDESSISRVMGLENVIQRLYFFYPDDREVIGIESAKGEGSAVFIRIDTGRAPCTGF, from the coding sequence ATGAAAAAGCAAAGGCGTTTCAAGGTGTTTGGATCTTTCAGGGCACGCATACTGGCGGGGACTTTTGGCGTATTTTTTATACTTATACTATCGGCTGCATACATATTCTTTTCAGCCAGGCATTTGCAGACCATTCAGGACAGGAGTTTCGAACAGGAGCGCTTCATCGCGTCCATCAGGGATGATCTCGCCGGATTTCAGGAGCCTTTATTGGATTACCTTTCCACAAGATCCTCCAATGCCCTTGCCCGGCTTCTTATCAACTCGCAAAACCTCAGGGGCAAGCTCCCCACCTATACACCCATAATTGCCGATCCCATTGCCCTCAAGGAACGGGAACTTTATATCCTCATCTACACGTACCTGAACCTGGCAGATCAAGCGGTGGAAGAAAAACGGGGACGCAACATCGCGGCTTATACAAGCATCTACGATGAGATGGACGACCTTATGAGTTATATTGACAATGAAATAGAGACTATTTCGACAGAACGTTTCCGCAACCGCATGGAATCATACCGGGTTTTCATTATTGAATCGGGAAGCGTGCAGATATGGAACTTATTCTTCATTGTTTGTATTTCTGTTTTTGCCATGCTTCTCCTCTTTATTTCTGTGCGGAGGATCACTGGCCCTCTGGAACGCCTTGCGGTCATGGCGGTGGAACTTTCCGGGGGCAATTTCGATATTGAAGATATTGAAACCAATTCTGTTGATGAAATCGATCAGGTAGTTGAAGCATTCAACCGCATGAAAGGGGAGATGCGCAATTACATCGAAGAGATACGCTGGCAGGAAAATATCAAAGCTGAATACATGCAGGAAAAAATGAGGAACCTTAAAATGGAAGGCCTCATCAGGCGGGTGGAGATTTACGCACTCCAGGCCCAGATGAACCCCCACTTCCTTTTCAACACATTGAATACGGGCATGCAGCTTGCCATCGTCGAAGGGGCCGACAGAACCAGCGAGTACATGGAGTACATGGCCCAGCTTTTCCGCCATATCATACGCAACAAGGAAGTTTTCGTCCCCCTGCGGCACGAAATCGACGGCCTCAAATTTTATTTCAGCATACTAAAAGTGCGGTTCCCAAAAAACCTTGAACTCATCCTGGATTACGACGAAGCCCTCCTTGATACCTGCAAAGTCCCTGTTTCTATCCTTCAGCCCCTGGTCGAAAATTGCGTTATCCATGCGTTCAAAGATCAAACCCCCGATGTCTCGGGCAGTAAATCGCTTATCAACGTAAGGGCAGAAAAACAGGGGACAAGGCTGATACTTTCGGTGCGCGACAATGGCTGCGGCATGGAAAAAGAAAAGGCCGAGGATCTGCTCCACCCCCTTTCCATAGATGAATCTTCCATTTCGAGGGTAATGGGTCTCGAAAACGTAATACAGCGGCTTTACTTCTTTTACCCCGATGACCGCGAGGTGATTGGCATAGAGAGCGCCAAAGGCGAGGGAAGCGCGGTATTTATACGCATCGATACCGGGAGGGCGCCGTGTACCGGGTTTTGA
- a CDS encoding sugar ABC transporter substrate-binding protein gives MKKSLVVLLALLTAASLFASGGSQSGGSSSASSGSALIGIAMPETTVLRWVKDGNSLKSEAEKRGYRAELQNGNGDQVLQNQQIGNLLTQGAKLLVVGQLNDGVASAISDAARDKVAVIAYDRIIQNSADYDYYITFNNFKVGQLQGQGLVKGMNLDAATAANPKYITYFAGSPTDGNAFFFFDGATSVLNPYIEKGVLKVVGPAPKTSKDTAEFQRIATEGWLPNIAKNRMENLLTGDARNVTLDAVLAPNDTLARAIIEACLADAKYARKLPVVSGQDAEAASLAMIKSGQQYMTVFKDTGKLAEAAIILADQILKGVANPTVPGAVLASSIGLESIGDTGKKVVKAYLLDPINITQDNWKEPITAGFITPDEVAANGLQ, from the coding sequence ATGAAGAAATCACTCGTAGTGCTTTTGGCGCTCCTGACTGCCGCTTCCCTTTTTGCAAGCGGCGGTTCACAGAGCGGCGGCAGCAGCAGCGCTTCCAGCGGCTCGGCCCTCATCGGTATCGCAATGCCCGAAACCACCGTTTTGCGCTGGGTAAAAGACGGCAACAGCCTTAAGTCAGAAGCCGAAAAACGCGGCTACCGCGCTGAACTCCAGAACGGCAACGGCGACCAGGTTCTGCAGAACCAGCAGATCGGCAACCTTCTGACCCAGGGCGCCAAGCTCCTCGTAGTCGGCCAGTTGAATGACGGCGTTGCTTCCGCTATTTCCGATGCAGCCCGCGACAAGGTTGCGGTTATTGCGTACGACCGTATTATCCAGAATTCAGCTGACTATGATTATTACATCACCTTTAATAACTTCAAAGTCGGCCAGCTTCAGGGACAGGGCCTGGTAAAAGGCATGAACCTTGACGCAGCCACTGCTGCCAATCCCAAGTACATCACCTACTTTGCCGGTTCCCCCACTGACGGAAACGCCTTCTTCTTCTTTGACGGCGCCACCAGCGTTCTTAACCCCTATATCGAAAAAGGCGTTCTGAAAGTTGTAGGCCCCGCGCCCAAGACATCTAAAGATACCGCTGAATTCCAGCGCATAGCCACAGAAGGCTGGCTGCCCAATATCGCCAAAAACAGGATGGAAAACCTCCTTACAGGCGATGCCCGCAACGTAACCCTTGATGCAGTTCTGGCGCCCAATGATACTCTGGCCCGGGCCATTATCGAAGCGTGTCTTGCAGACGCCAAATATGCCAGGAAGCTCCCCGTAGTATCCGGGCAGGATGCTGAAGCCGCTTCTCTTGCCATGATCAAGAGCGGACAGCAGTACATGACCGTATTCAAGGACACAGGCAAACTGGCCGAAGCTGCCATCATTCTCGCAGACCAGATCCTCAAGGGCGTGGCTAATCCCACCGTCCCCGGCGCAGTCCTCGCGTCCAGTATCGGTCTTGAGAGCATCGGCGATACCGGCAAAAAAGTGGTAAAGGCCTATCTTCTCGACCCCATCAATATCACCCAGGACAACTGGAAAGAACCCATCACTGCCGGCTTCATCACCCCTGATGAAGTTGCAGCCAACGGTTTGCAGTAA